The Phlebotomus papatasi isolate M1 chromosome 3, Ppap_2.1, whole genome shotgun sequence genomic sequence taaaacgaaaatgcgataaactgtgagcaaaaaaaaacactacgattaatttctcttacagttttttttgctcactgtttatcgaattttcgttctatttcttccattttcttatatattttcacctagtgccaccgagtatgacataaggtaatacggtaatcgagaatttgcgtaagaattgcaatggaaatacgtaaattaacgaaatacggtgagcattttactgtcaatgtacATAATTCTACCCTAATTCGACAAAATCGTAATTTGATGAAatagttttctttataattCTTTCCGCTTTTTTTAGCtccagttaaaaaaaatcttgttatcgtttttaaatattatttcggGACTGTTAAAAGGATTTAAATATTAAGTTCGTCATTTGTTGGTGCAACCGTCCtttggaaaaacatttttttttcaaaaaaaaaaaatgaaatattacttACATGTTGTATGTTGAAGCTCCGCTGTGGGAGGACCCTCCTCCACTTTTGACCGAAACATTTGCTTCATCGGCAACATCTGGCTTCCGGGAAGCATCGTCGGAGTCCGTCTGTCTCTTAGGCTTCTGGATAGGCGAAATGGCAGGCACTCTCTCGGGCGAGAAGGCCCAAGTGGACGTTTCAGTTGTGGTCAAGCATTCAATACCCTGTGGCGGTGACTTTTTCCTCTCTGCCTCCTGCTGCCAATTGGGATTGTGATAGTCCCTGGCTGGTGCATGAATTGTACTCTGATTCCAGAGGTAATTCATGGGTGAACTGGCTGAACTTCCATCATCATGCCCATCAAATTGAGCTGATGAATTCCATGCAGATTGATTGTGACTGGCCTCCATTAAAGTCTTTATTTGATTCTTCAACTCTGTGATTTCTTCCGTTTTCTCCGCCAACAGGGACGAATTCTTATTTTTGAGCTCATTAATTTCCGTTTCTAATTCAGCATATTGCTGTTCTAGATTATCCTTCTCCTCAATTGGAGTCAAACGTCCTCCGGAGGATTTCTCTGTCTTGAATTGTTCCTCATATTCCATCATTTTTTGCAGCAATTCCGAAAGTTTTTCATCACATTGAGTCTGTTCCTCCTCAAACATTCGCCTCTCTGTGTTTAGCTTCGATTGCCAGTAGTCTTCACAGTCATCAAATTCCTTCCTCATCAGCTCCAGGCTGGCTTCCAATTCACCTACACGCTCCCTCAATTTCTCAATCTCTTCAGAATCTGAAGCTTTTTGTGCTCTATCTTCTGTTTGTATTTGAATTTCTGGGATATCTTTTGACATTGAAGGTTCTTCGGTTTTCTTCTCTGCCTGCTCCAATTCCATATTCAGTGCACCCCATTCAGCTGGATTATCCGACATCTCAGCCGAATCATCACTGTACTTCCGGAACTTTCCCAAACGAGGACTTTCCTCATTGATTCTCTTACTGGGTGAATCTCCTCGTCTCTTAATAGCCAAGGTATTAGCCACATTGAGTTCAACATCATCCCCATTGTCCCCAGATGCCCCCTCATCCCCATACTCTGAATTTGTCGGACTCTTTGATACCCCCTTAATTGCACGCATCTTCTTCAATTCCATGGAAACACTCTCAATTTCCGCACAAAGCTCATCATTTTTATCCCTCAAATCGACATTTTCCTTCTGCACCAGACTCACCTTCTGCATCAACATCTGAATCTCCTCACTCTCAACCTCACTCTGATCCTGTCGACTACCCAATTCGGCAATTTCAGCATTTAACTTGTGATTTGTCTCCGTCAATTCCGCTATAATTCCCTGAAATTTTGTCTGTTCACTCTCAAAGGCACTATTTTCACTCCTGAGCACCGCATTGTCATTCTTGAGGCGTGTCTGTTCTGATTCTAAGTACTTTATCCTCTCTTCAAGTTTCCCATTGAGTGCTGCCAATTGTTCTCGATCTTTAGTCATCTGTAGTGTGAGCTCACGAATTGTTTCCGCATGACGTTGCTCCAAGGCACGAATCTATTgcaaacaaatgaaaaaaaatgcatagaCAAATATTTACAggaagaatttttaataaaagtacgCACACGACAATTGCTAATTCAAGCAACTATTTTTACCTGTCACTTTCTTCACTAGATATTTGTAATTAATGTATTTTTGATGTATTTTATGTCCTATTGCAGATTTATATCAACAATATCCCCAGtatatacacggtaaaaacttttggacactgaccaaaatattggaacaagttttccttggaacaaattttttggaatcaatttgtacctagagaagatatttattt encodes the following:
- the LOC129805847 gene encoding blastoderm-specific protein 25D isoform X2, whose product is MESDKYEQKLYQMFSSYDSEERNTLNKEELTKLCISLELRDAGASLIADLFASTPKGDKRVSYGEFKEALLKFLGNEMPPANSYESETTNDSHEVETSSSSIPLSPGREVSPKCIVGTKKYGRRSRPTSANLSSSSLSESDNEPNPETEKTSGSKVKEVQKSASQNDVHGYKRVIGSKLKRCASLPAQRNRHEHTKSLQTQLEVVQSVDFSPESDVVPFDVIVDMLENAGVLQASNLLGNLGFSGRQINISELSASIDHELQVMRENAAAIPLLRASLVLHKAEVNGLQVALRQLASENQKLHSDNQSANQRAVLLAQEIDERHANIENSTRSEIRALEQRHAETIRELTLQMTKDREQLAALNGKLEERIKYLESEQTRLKNDNAVLRSENSAFESEQTKFQGIIAELTETNHKLNAEIAELGSRQDQSEVESEEIQMLMQKVSLVQKENVDLRDKNDELCAEIESVSMELKKMRAIKGVSKSPTNSEYGDEGASGDNGDDVELNVANTLAIKRRGDSPSKRINEESPRLGKFRKYSDDSAEMSDNPAEWGALNMELEQAEKKTEEPSMSKDIPEIQIQTEDRAQKASDSEEIEKLRERVGELEASLELMRKEFDDCEDYWQSKLNTERRMFEEEQTQCDEKLSELLQKMMEYEEQFKTEKSSGGRLTPIEEKDNLEQQYAELETEINELKNKNSSLLAEKTEEITELKNQIKTLMEASHNQSAWNSSAQFDGHDDGSSASSPMNYLWNQSTIHAPARDYHNPNWQQEAERKKSPPQGIECLTTTETSTWAFSPERVPAISPIQKPKRQTDSDDASRKPDVADEANVSVKSGGGSSHSGASTYNIRTNASPDGFKNEIQELATIKNHLEDEIKEITYKRDCLLMEVQQLSYVKPTRTEAAKMANVNLTTRIQHLEQKNRQLQAVLKQQQHYAETIMHQTWQQQRSEISELRNRLEAQSIIITEQAQRLANADILVKDLYIENSHLTSNMQRLEQQNSRNAYLFQYSAPGSKLP